The Williamsia sp. DF01-3 genome has a window encoding:
- a CDS encoding SDR family NAD(P)-dependent oxidoreductase has product MDLGLTGKRALVTGGSKGIGLAIAQTLAAEGADVVIAARGVEALESAAADIAQQSGRRAIAISVDTGDDASVQNLVTRTVAELGGIDILVNSAATPWSAGKPTDFAATTDDVVRREIEIKVLGYLRTARAVAPHLIEQGWGRIINISGLGARQANSIAQTIRNVSVAALTKNLADELGPHGINVTVVHPGRTRTQRLTEQLAERSAESGVAVADLENELATNSIRRIVDASEVADVVAFLASPRSVAITGDAIAAGGGVPGPVYY; this is encoded by the coding sequence ATGGATCTGGGTCTGACCGGAAAACGGGCACTGGTGACGGGCGGCAGCAAGGGCATCGGCCTGGCGATCGCTCAAACCCTGGCCGCAGAGGGCGCCGACGTCGTGATCGCCGCACGCGGGGTCGAGGCCCTGGAGTCCGCCGCCGCCGACATCGCCCAGCAGTCCGGCCGGCGAGCGATCGCGATTTCCGTCGACACCGGTGACGACGCGTCGGTGCAGAACCTCGTGACCCGCACGGTCGCGGAACTCGGCGGCATCGACATCTTGGTCAACTCGGCGGCCACACCGTGGAGCGCCGGCAAGCCGACCGACTTCGCGGCAACCACCGATGACGTCGTGCGACGAGAGATCGAGATCAAGGTGCTCGGGTACCTCCGCACCGCTCGAGCGGTGGCGCCGCACCTGATCGAGCAGGGCTGGGGCCGGATCATCAACATCAGCGGTCTCGGTGCGAGACAGGCGAACTCCATCGCCCAGACCATCCGCAACGTGAGCGTCGCGGCGCTGACCAAGAACCTCGCCGACGAGCTGGGTCCGCACGGCATCAATGTCACGGTTGTCCACCCTGGCCGTACCCGGACACAGCGGCTCACCGAGCAACTCGCGGAGCGGTCGGCGGAGTCCGGCGTGGCGGTCGCCGACCTGGAGAACGAACTGGCCACCAACTCGATCCGGCGGATCGTCGACGCGTCCGAGGTGGCCGACGTGGTCGCATTCTTGGCCTCACCGCGCAGTGTCGCGATCACCGGGGACGCCATCGCAGCAGGTGGCGGCGTTCCCGGACCGGTGTACTACTGA
- a CDS encoding MFS transporter — protein sequence MTSIDDPATAAGRVERPLRSLAGTVYLPATAYGIGQGAAAPVMVLSALELGASAALAGLTVAIAGLGQVAGDTCSGQIVAKIGERRSIIVASLLAASGALACLLAPAVWTLCLGIFAVGLANAVWGLARQNYLSLAVPFAWRARAMSLFGGAMRLGFFVGPLLGAGAIVMFGTRGGFLVQLTAIVVAGSMMARLPDPPGAGPMVKSHNISQVFAEHGRLLATLGAGSLLLGVARSARDAILPLWASHIGLSPAVASLLFGVGAAADVLFAYPAGHLMDRFGRTLVAVPSIVVLSVSYLLLPFTTTLFTFTAVAVVMGVGNGLGNGVIMTIGADVAPSTGRAEFLAAWRLTHDSGFLVGPLPIALSAAVFPLSAAVFAVAALSGGGAVLLGKYVPEYTSMSSSTTRST from the coding sequence ATGACATCGATCGACGATCCGGCGACAGCGGCCGGACGCGTCGAACGACCCCTGAGATCGCTCGCCGGCACCGTCTACCTGCCGGCGACGGCGTACGGGATCGGGCAGGGGGCGGCCGCGCCGGTGATGGTGCTGTCCGCCCTCGAGCTCGGCGCATCCGCAGCTCTGGCCGGCCTCACCGTGGCGATCGCCGGACTCGGCCAGGTCGCCGGTGACACATGTTCGGGGCAGATCGTCGCCAAGATCGGTGAGCGGCGCTCGATCATCGTGGCCAGTCTGCTTGCGGCGTCGGGTGCGCTGGCGTGCCTTCTCGCACCGGCGGTATGGACGTTGTGCCTGGGCATCTTTGCGGTCGGACTGGCCAATGCGGTGTGGGGCCTCGCGCGGCAGAATTACCTGTCACTGGCCGTTCCGTTCGCCTGGCGGGCCCGGGCGATGTCACTGTTCGGCGGCGCGATGCGGCTCGGCTTCTTTGTCGGACCGCTCCTCGGTGCCGGCGCCATCGTCATGTTCGGTACCCGCGGCGGATTCCTGGTGCAGCTGACAGCGATTGTGGTCGCCGGGTCGATGATGGCCCGGCTCCCCGACCCGCCGGGCGCCGGACCGATGGTGAAGTCACACAACATCTCCCAGGTCTTCGCAGAGCACGGTCGACTGTTGGCGACCCTCGGCGCGGGGTCGCTGTTGCTCGGCGTGGCACGCAGTGCTCGTGACGCGATCTTGCCGTTGTGGGCCAGCCACATCGGGTTGTCGCCGGCTGTGGCCAGCCTTCTCTTCGGTGTGGGTGCCGCTGCCGACGTGCTGTTCGCCTACCCCGCAGGCCATCTGATGGACCGTTTCGGGCGCACGTTGGTGGCGGTGCCGTCGATTGTGGTGCTGTCGGTGTCGTACCTGCTGTTGCCGTTCACCACAACGCTTTTCACGTTCACTGCGGTCGCGGTGGTGATGGGTGTCGGGAACGGCCTCGGCAACGGGGTCATCATGACCATCGGTGCAGACGTCGCACCGAGCACCGGCCGGGCCGAGTTCCTCGCCGCATGGCGTCTGACCCACGACAGTGGCTTTCTCGTCGGCCCGTTGCCGATCGCGTTGTCCGCGGCCGTGTTCCCGTTGTCGGCGGCAGTTTTCGCCGTGGCCGCACTGTCGGGCGGGGGCGCAGTGCTGTTGGGCAAGTATGTTCCCGAGTACACAAGCATGAGTTCGTCGACCACGAGGAGTACGTAG
- a CDS encoding ABC transporter permease, whose translation MSSVTLEKVSSPAPVKDVASPAPTPVDPPTRRVGGRLRKSGSWVFRSSIALVLLVAFWEVAPRIGLVDRTFLPEFSVVAKALVDLAESGQLWEHISASLGRALRGFAIAVVFAVPLGILIGWYRPLAQYLSPVLELFRNTAALALLPVFVLILGIGETSKVALVTYACIFPILLNTISGVRTVDPLLIKSARSLGLPAYRLFQKVILPAALPTIFTGIRLSAASSILVLIAAEMVGARTGLGYLIMASQLNFQIPQMYAGILTIALVGLVFNYVLVLLERRFSRWRTPAAN comes from the coding sequence AGTGTCACGTTGGAAAAGGTCTCGAGCCCGGCGCCGGTGAAGGACGTCGCGTCCCCGGCTCCGACTCCTGTCGACCCACCCACCCGTCGGGTCGGAGGAAGACTGCGAAAGTCAGGCTCCTGGGTCTTCCGGAGTTCGATCGCCCTGGTGCTGCTGGTCGCATTCTGGGAGGTCGCGCCGCGAATCGGTCTGGTCGACCGAACATTCCTCCCTGAGTTCTCGGTGGTCGCGAAGGCTCTGGTGGACCTGGCCGAGAGTGGTCAACTCTGGGAGCACATCTCCGCGAGTCTGGGCCGAGCTCTGCGCGGCTTCGCCATCGCGGTGGTGTTCGCCGTGCCGTTGGGCATCCTGATCGGCTGGTACCGGCCTCTTGCGCAATATCTCAGCCCGGTTCTCGAATTGTTCCGCAACACCGCTGCGCTGGCCTTGCTCCCCGTCTTCGTGCTCATCCTCGGCATCGGCGAGACCTCCAAGGTCGCGCTCGTGACCTATGCCTGCATCTTCCCCATCCTGCTCAACACGATCTCGGGTGTGCGGACAGTTGACCCGTTGTTGATCAAATCTGCTCGCTCACTGGGTCTTCCCGCGTACCGGCTGTTCCAGAAAGTGATCCTGCCCGCAGCCCTGCCGACGATCTTCACCGGCATCCGGCTCTCGGCCGCATCGTCCATCCTGGTTCTCATCGCGGCCGAAATGGTCGGTGCGCGTACGGGACTCGGCTACCTCATCATGGCGAGCCAGCTCAACTTCCAGATCCCGCAGATGTATGCCGGCATCCTCACCATCGCGCTTGTCGGTCTCGTCTTCAACTACGTACTCGTTCTGCTCGAACGTCGATTCTCTCGCTGGCGAACACCTGCCGCCAACTGA
- a CDS encoding LLM class flavin-dependent oxidoreductase — protein sequence MTRTLHLNAFLMGVGHHEAAWRHPRTSEHEVLDVAHFVRLGQIAERGKLDSVFFADGLAVGPNIRRNTQAIFEPITLLSAIAGGTSKVGLIATASTGYNHPYTLARAFASLEHISGGRAGWNIVTSGQEQEALNFGYDSIPDHAGRYRRAQEFVDVVNRLWDSWEDDAVVLDVDNAIFADPERVHPINHVGEAFRVRGPLNSPRSPQGRPVLVQAGSSEDGKDLAARYAEVVFTAQRTIAEGQDFYRDLKRRLPRYGRSAEDLQILPGIVPFIGSTEKEARDLEREFTDLISPDYALGQLSNFFNVDLTGLPLDSRLPPLPPESEIQGHKSRSTLVRQLAASEDLTIRELIGRLGGGRGHRTITGTPEQIADDLIAWVDAGAADGFNVMPPYLPGGLEDFVDHVVPILQARGRFRDDYTASTLRGHYGIELPSGSVEKEPAAASA from the coding sequence ATGACACGCACCCTGCACCTGAACGCCTTCTTGATGGGCGTCGGCCATCACGAGGCCGCCTGGCGTCATCCACGCACCTCCGAACACGAAGTGCTCGACGTCGCCCACTTCGTGCGGCTGGGCCAGATCGCCGAACGCGGGAAACTCGACTCGGTGTTCTTCGCCGACGGCCTGGCCGTGGGACCCAACATCCGCCGCAACACCCAGGCCATCTTCGAGCCGATCACACTGCTGTCCGCCATCGCAGGCGGGACCAGCAAGGTCGGCCTGATCGCCACCGCCTCAACGGGTTACAACCACCCGTACACCTTGGCGCGTGCCTTCGCCTCCCTCGAACACATCAGCGGGGGCCGTGCCGGATGGAACATCGTCACGTCCGGTCAGGAACAAGAGGCGCTCAACTTCGGTTACGACTCCATCCCCGACCACGCCGGCCGGTACCGCCGCGCCCAGGAGTTCGTCGACGTCGTGAACCGGCTGTGGGACAGCTGGGAGGACGACGCCGTGGTGCTCGACGTCGACAACGCGATCTTCGCCGACCCCGAGCGGGTACATCCCATCAACCATGTGGGAGAGGCGTTCAGGGTCCGGGGCCCGCTCAACTCGCCCCGATCACCACAAGGTCGGCCGGTCCTGGTGCAAGCCGGATCATCTGAGGACGGCAAAGACCTCGCAGCCCGCTACGCGGAGGTGGTCTTCACCGCCCAGCGCACCATCGCGGAGGGCCAGGACTTCTATCGCGACCTCAAGCGCCGTCTCCCGCGTTACGGTCGCAGCGCCGAAGACCTGCAGATCCTCCCGGGCATCGTGCCGTTCATCGGCAGCACCGAGAAGGAAGCACGTGACCTCGAACGTGAGTTCACCGATCTGATCTCTCCCGACTATGCGCTGGGCCAGCTGTCGAACTTCTTCAACGTCGACCTCACCGGCCTCCCACTCGATTCCCGGCTGCCTCCCCTGCCTCCGGAATCGGAGATCCAGGGCCACAAGAGTCGATCGACTCTGGTACGGCAACTCGCCGCCTCCGAAGATCTCACGATCCGTGAGTTGATCGGCCGCCTCGGGGGCGGTCGCGGGCATCGCACCATCACCGGGACACCGGAGCAGATCGCCGACGACCTCATCGCCTGGGTGGACGCGGGTGCGGCCGACGGCTTCAACGTCATGCCTCCCTACCTGCCCGGCGGCCTCGAGGACTTCGTGGACCACGTCGTCCCGATCCTGCAGGCCCGCGGCCGCTTCCGCGACGATTACACCGCATCCACCCTCCGCGGCCACTACGGCATCGAACTGCCGTCCGGATCCGTCGAGAAGGAGCCGGCGGCAGCCAGCGCATGA